From a region of the Alphaproteobacteria bacterium genome:
- a CDS encoding glycosyltransferase, with protein sequence MRVLQVIAGAEHGGAELFFGELILAIKNYQKAPISIVQKAVMRPYLSRLELLEKGGVDVTALQFGGWLDWRSRFVMREEIKNFRPHIVQTWMNRATKFTPLPTMRQPFVHIGWLGGYHDMKYYQTCDHVVALTNDMKRHALDAGWSSDRVHVIPPFAMLKPTAPITRAQFDTPEDAKVILSTARLHIRKAQDILLQAMVDVPDAYLWIAGEGDLRKPLTQLAEDLKLADRVRFLGWRTDHQALLREADLFVLPSRYEPFGIVILEAWSQGCPVVAAASQGPKSIVTHDQDGLLVSIDNVGELADAMRNILTDDVLRKRLAQNAQRTYHSTYSQESVVRRYFDLYEQVAMMGSYAKAA encoded by the coding sequence ATGCGTGTACTACAAGTCATAGCTGGTGCCGAACACGGAGGGGCCGAATTATTTTTCGGTGAACTGATCCTCGCGATAAAAAACTACCAAAAAGCCCCGATTTCGATTGTTCAAAAAGCGGTAATGCGCCCTTATTTATCACGCCTGGAATTATTGGAAAAAGGCGGGGTCGATGTGACCGCCTTGCAATTTGGCGGATGGCTGGATTGGCGCAGCCGTTTCGTGATGCGCGAAGAAATTAAAAATTTCCGTCCGCACATTGTGCAAACCTGGATGAACCGTGCGACTAAATTTACTCCGCTGCCAACCATGCGCCAACCTTTTGTGCATATTGGCTGGCTGGGCGGATATCACGATATGAAATATTACCAAACTTGCGACCACGTTGTTGCATTGACCAATGATATGAAGCGTCATGCCTTGGACGCTGGTTGGTCTAGCGATCGAGTACATGTGATTCCGCCTTTTGCGATGTTAAAACCGACCGCGCCGATTACCCGGGCGCAATTCGATACGCCAGAAGACGCCAAAGTTATTTTATCGACCGCACGGCTGCATATTCGCAAGGCGCAAGATATTTTGTTGCAAGCGATGGTGGATGTTCCGGACGCATATTTATGGATCGCCGGAGAGGGCGATTTGCGCAAACCATTAACTCAGTTGGCGGAAGATCTGAAGTTGGCCGATCGGGTGCGGTTTCTGGGCTGGCGTACCGATCATCAGGCTTTGCTGCGCGAGGCGGATTTATTTGTTTTGCCATCGCGTTATGAACCATTTGGCATTGTTATTCTGGAGGCCTGGTCGCAAGGATGTCCGGTAGTGGCCGCCGCCTCGCAAGGGCCAAAAAGCATTGTTACCCATGACCAAGATGGATTGCTGGTATCGATCGACAATGTCGGCGAACTTGCCGATGCGATGCGCAATATTTTAACCGATGATGTGTTGCGTAAACGGCTGGCGCAAAATGCGCAACGTACCTATCATTCCACCTATAGCCAAGAATCCGTAGTACGTCGTTATTTCGATTTATACGAACAAGTGGCCATGATGGGCTCTTATGCTAAGGCAGCTTAG
- a CDS encoding dihydroorotase produces the protein MNSFDLLIKGGTVVLPDRVVQADIGITGEKIAAVDNLSSAKAVKILEAKNLHVLPGVIDTQVHFREPGLTHKEDLSTGTKSAILGGVTGIFEMPNTVPLTLTRELHQEKIKAGEGRTYCDYAFFIGGSKENVGQLNELENLPGCPGVKIFMGSSTGSLLVEDDEVLTSILKNGKKRVAVHAEDEPRLRERKQIAIDGAHPRFHPIWRDEETALKATTRLLNASRAAGNRPVHVLHVTTAQEMELLGKNRDIATVEVTPQHLTLAAPECYDRLGTYAQMNPPIRDQKHQDALWKALQNGIVDMIGSDHAPHTHEEKQHHYPQSHSGMPGVQTLLPLMLNHVAAGKLSLQKLVDLTSHNPARIWNIQNKGKIETGFDADLVLVDLNRVEKIDHKNMAYKCGWTPFDGMKVTGWPVATILRGQIAVKEGQILTPPRGQHISFNNN, from the coding sequence ATGAATTCTTTTGACCTTTTAATCAAAGGCGGAACGGTGGTTTTACCGGACCGCGTGGTACAGGCCGATATTGGCATTACAGGCGAGAAAATTGCCGCGGTGGACAATTTATCTTCGGCCAAAGCGGTTAAGATTTTAGAAGCAAAAAATTTACATGTATTGCCCGGCGTGATTGACACGCAAGTGCATTTCCGTGAACCTGGCCTGACACATAAAGAAGATTTATCGACAGGAACCAAATCAGCGATCTTGGGCGGCGTGACCGGCATATTTGAAATGCCAAATACCGTGCCATTGACCTTGACGCGCGAACTGCACCAGGAAAAAATAAAGGCAGGGGAGGGGCGCACCTATTGCGACTATGCTTTTTTTATTGGCGGTTCCAAGGAAAACGTAGGCCAGTTGAACGAATTGGAAAATTTGCCCGGCTGTCCCGGTGTAAAGATATTTATGGGATCGTCGACAGGGTCGTTACTGGTTGAAGATGATGAAGTTCTAACCTCGATTTTGAAAAACGGCAAAAAGCGCGTTGCCGTGCATGCAGAAGACGAACCGCGGTTGCGTGAGCGCAAGCAAATCGCGATTGATGGCGCGCATCCGCGCTTTCATCCCATTTGGCGCGATGAAGAAACCGCATTGAAGGCCACCACAAGATTGTTGAACGCGTCGCGTGCCGCCGGGAATCGCCCGGTGCATGTATTGCATGTAACCACTGCGCAGGAAATGGAACTGCTGGGTAAGAATCGCGATATCGCAACAGTCGAAGTCACCCCGCAACATTTAACGCTGGCTGCGCCAGAATGTTATGATCGGCTTGGAACCTATGCGCAGATGAACCCGCCGATTCGCGATCAAAAACACCAAGATGCGTTATGGAAGGCGTTGCAAAATGGAATTGTCGATATGATCGGCAGCGATCATGCACCGCATACGCATGAAGAAAAACAACATCATTATCCGCAATCCCATTCCGGCATGCCGGGTGTGCAAACATTATTGCCGCTGATGTTGAATCATGTCGCGGCTGGGAAATTGTCTTTGCAAAAATTGGTGGATTTGACGTCGCACAATCCGGCGCGCATTTGGAATATTCAAAATAAGGGAAAAATTGAAACCGGATTTGATGCGGATTTAGTGCTGGTCGATTTAAACCGCGTGGAGAAAATCGATCATAAGAACATGGCGTATAAATGCGGTTGGACCCCTTTTGATGGAATGAAAGTCACGGGATGGCCGGTGGCCACGATCTTGCGTGGGCAAATTGCGGTTAAAGAAGGCCAGATTCTTACCCCGCCACGGGGACAACATATATCTTTTAATAACAATTAG
- the uvrB gene encoding excinuclease ABC subunit UvrB produces the protein MNKVDLYPLAGYAQTALAIKPAEFTLTSDFKPAGDQPAAIQALLKGIEQGERDQVLLGVTGSGKTFTIAHVIAQHKRPAIILAPNKTLAAQLYGEMKEFFPNNAVEYFVSYYDYYQPEAYVPRSDTYIEKEATINEQIDRMRHSATRSLLERRDVIIVASVSCIYGIGSLETYSNMIIPVKTGQKIERNALLKRFVELQYKRNDIDFSRGTFRVRGDNVELFPAHYEDRAWRLSFFGDEIEGIFEFDPLTGEKMGKLEEIYVFANSHYVTPRPTLLQAIEQIKIDLKKRLSELNAENKLLEAQRLEQRTTFDLEMLETVGTCAGIENYSRYLSGRKAGEAPPTLFEYLPKDSLVIVDESHVTMPQLSAMYKGDFARKRTLADYGFRLPSAMDNRPLKFEEWDAMRSQTIYVSATPGPNELAKTGGAFIEQVVRPTGLVDPPCEIRPTKYQIDDLIAECKAVALRSQRALVTTLTKKMAESLTEYLTEAGLKVRYMHSDIETLERIEILRDLRLGTFDVLVGINLLREGLDIPECGLVAILDADKEGYLRSRTSLIQTIGRAARNIDGKAVLYADVVTKSMREALDETSRRREKQLIYNKENGITPESVRKNISNVLLSVYDKADHVDIDLGDDQTPHLVGKDLGKYREELHQRMLLAAENLEFEEAARLRDQLKRLDTQALEIPSGISIQQGSAPVNSKRRAKR, from the coding sequence ATGAACAAAGTCGATTTATATCCTTTGGCCGGATACGCCCAAACTGCCTTGGCAATTAAGCCTGCGGAATTTACGCTGACATCCGATTTTAAACCGGCTGGAGATCAACCGGCGGCAATTCAGGCTTTGTTAAAAGGAATTGAACAAGGTGAGCGCGACCAAGTGTTGCTGGGCGTTACAGGATCTGGCAAGACTTTTACAATCGCCCATGTTATCGCCCAACATAAACGTCCCGCGATTATTCTTGCTCCCAATAAAACATTGGCCGCGCAGTTGTATGGCGAGATGAAGGAATTTTTCCCGAATAACGCGGTTGAGTATTTTGTTTCTTATTACGATTACTATCAACCCGAAGCCTATGTACCGCGTTCCGATACTTATATTGAAAAAGAAGCCACGATTAACGAACAAATCGACAGGATGCGCCATTCCGCAACCCGCAGCCTGTTGGAACGGCGCGATGTGATTATTGTCGCATCGGTATCCTGTATTTATGGCATTGGATCGCTGGAAACATACAGCAACATGATTATCCCGGTTAAAACCGGACAGAAAATCGAACGCAATGCGTTGTTAAAACGGTTTGTGGAATTACAGTATAAACGCAACGATATTGACTTTTCCCGCGGCACATTCCGCGTGCGCGGCGACAATGTGGAATTATTTCCGGCTCACTATGAAGACCGCGCTTGGCGATTATCATTTTTCGGGGATGAAATTGAAGGAATTTTCGAATTCGATCCGCTGACCGGAGAAAAAATGGGCAAACTGGAAGAAATTTATGTATTTGCCAATTCGCACTATGTCACGCCGCGTCCAACATTATTGCAAGCTATTGAACAAATCAAAATTGACTTAAAGAAACGTTTGTCGGAATTGAACGCCGAAAATAAATTACTGGAAGCCCAGCGTCTAGAACAACGCACCACTTTCGATCTTGAGATGCTGGAAACGGTAGGTACTTGCGCCGGCATTGAAAATTATTCGCGTTATTTATCAGGACGCAAAGCTGGCGAGGCTCCCCCTACTTTATTTGAATATCTGCCAAAAGACTCTTTGGTTATCGTCGATGAATCGCATGTGACCATGCCGCAATTATCCGCGATGTATAAAGGCGATTTTGCGCGTAAAAGAACCCTGGCGGATTATGGATTCCGCCTGCCATCGGCGATGGATAACAGGCCATTGAAATTCGAAGAATGGGATGCGATGCGATCGCAAACCATTTACGTTTCCGCAACACCTGGGCCTAACGAACTTGCCAAAACTGGCGGCGCATTTATTGAACAAGTTGTGCGGCCAACGGGATTGGTCGACCCCCCATGCGAAATTCGCCCAACCAAATATCAAATCGACGATCTAATTGCCGAATGCAAAGCGGTTGCTTTGAGGTCGCAACGTGCGTTGGTTACGACCTTGACCAAAAAGATGGCGGAAAGTCTGACCGAGTATCTGACCGAAGCCGGATTAAAAGTGCGCTATATGCACAGCGATATTGAAACGCTGGAACGCATCGAAATCCTGCGCGATTTGCGCCTTGGGACATTTGATGTGTTGGTTGGAATCAATTTGTTGCGCGAAGGATTGGATATTCCAGAATGCGGTCTGGTCGCAATTTTAGATGCCGACAAAGAAGGTTATTTACGATCCCGCACGTCGTTAATCCAAACTATTGGCCGCGCCGCGCGGAATATTGACGGCAAGGCCGTTCTATATGCCGACGTAGTTACCAAGTCGATGCGCGAAGCGCTGGATGAAACTTCTCGCCGCCGCGAAAAACAATTAATATATAACAAGGAAAACGGCATCACGCCGGAATCGGTCCGTAAAAATATCAGCAATGTATTGTTAAGTGTTTATGACAAAGCCGATCACGTCGATATCGATCTTGGCGATGATCAGACGCCGCATCTGGTTGGAAAAGATTTGGGTAAATACCGCGAAGAATTGCATCAACGCATGCTTCTCGCCGCAGAGAATTTGGAATTCGAGGAAGCCGCAAGATTGCGAGACCAGTTGAAACGCCTTGATACTCAAGCGTTAGAAATTCCAAGCGGAATTTCCATTCAACAGGGTTCGGCACCGGTAAATTCAAAACGCCGGGCAAAACGCTAA